From Sardina pilchardus chromosome 9, fSarPil1.1, whole genome shotgun sequence, a single genomic window includes:
- the LOC134092302 gene encoding uncharacterized protein LOC134092302 has protein sequence MPLYCCAPGCSNNQHTREDISFYRIPRDADRRRRWIAAINRKDWEPSTYQRLCSDHFVGGKKSNNPLSPDYVPSVFKYLTSPQKRRVGASLEKFHQRQDLKRKKREAEVRINVAHTLLGLSDCNEQVNLDVGHDVDADASVDADHISVCCQTDLTMTDMTALEIECQNLRADNADLKLKLVSCDMLSEESFRNNDEKVRCLTGLPSFTLLFSILSMVRLQLKDTPSMSCFQQVLLTCMRLRMNLTMQFLGYLFNVSSSTVSRVFENVLSIFDENVVPACVIWPERGDVRTSLPMCFRKHFPDCICIIDCFEIFMETPTDLKAKCQTYSKYKAHNTMKYLIGITPQGVISFISRGWGGRATDNFITANSGFLDNLLPGDLVLADRGFTIQDQVGLYCARVEIPAFTRGKKQLSPVELEDTRKLASVRIHVERVIGLARLKYTMLQGPVPISLLYNTENSELTTLDKIVRVACALTNICPSVIPFD, from the exons ATGCCCTTATATTGCTGCGCACCTGGATGTAGTAACAATCAACACACGAGGGAAGATATATCTTTTTATCGGATCCCAAGAGATGCTGACCGAAGGAGAAGATGGATCGCGGCCATTAACAGGAAAGATTGGGAACCCTCCACATACCAACGCTTGTGTAGCGACCACTTTGTTGGAG GCAAGAAGAGCAACAATCCCTTGTCTCCAGACTACGTGCCCAGTGTGTTCAAGTATctgacgtctccacaaaaacgACGGGTAGGAGCCAGCCTTGAAAAGTTTCACCAACGTCAGGATcttaagagaaagaaaagagaggctGAGGTCAGGATCAATGTGGCTCATACTTTGTTGGGGCTGTCAGACTGTAATGAACAGGTGAACCTGGACGTTGGTCATGATGTCGATGCAGATGCATCTGTCGATGCAGATcacattagtgtgtgttgtCAAACTGATCTCACTATGACTGACATGACTGCCTTGGAGATAGAGTGTCAGAATCTGCGTGCTGACAATGCTGACTTGAAGTTAAAGCTGGTTTCTTGTGATATGCTGTCAGAAGAATCATTTCGGAACAATGATGAGAAAGTGAGATGTTTGACTGGTTTACCAAGTTTTACTCTTCTGTTTTCCATCTTAAGTATGGTAAGGCTGCAGTTGAAAGATACCCCGTCCATGTCATGTTTTCAGCAAGTGTTGTTGACCTGTATGCGATTACGGATGAATCTAACAATGCAGTTcctaggctatctgtttaatgtGAGTAGTTCAACAGTTTCACGAGTGTTTGAAAATGTACTTTCCATTTTTGATGAAAATGTGGTCCCAGCGTGTGTGATTTGGCCTGAACGAGGAGATGTAAGGACATCACTACCTATGTGTTTCAGGAAACATTTTCCTGACTGCATCTGTATTATTGATTGCTTTGAAATCTTTATGGAGACACCTACAGATCTGAAAGCCAAATGTCAAACATACTCAAAGTATAAAGCTCATAACACAATGAAATATTTGATTGGAATTACTCCACAGGGTGTGATATCATTTATTTCAAGGGGATGGGGAGGAAGAGCAACAGATAACTTTATTACAGCAAATAGTGGCTTTTTAGACAACTTATTACCTGGTGATCTTGTCTTAGCGGACAGAGGTTTTACAATTCAAGATCAAGTAGGCCTTTATTGTGCCAGAGTAGAAATTCCTGCATTCACCAGAGGTAAAAAGCAGCTGAGTCCTGTGGAGTTGGAGGATACTCGGAAGTTAGCATCTGTACGCATTCACGTAGAACGGGTTATTGGGCTCGCAAGGTTAAAATATACTATGTTACAGGGTCCTGTACCAATATCGCTACTGTATAACACTGAGAATTCTGAGTTAACTACTCTTGACAAAATAGTAAGGGTTGCCTGTGCTCTAACTAACATCTGTCCTTCTGTCATTCCTTTTGACTGA